In Kordia antarctica, the following proteins share a genomic window:
- a CDS encoding amidophosphoribosyltransferase: MSDALKHECGIALLRLLKPLEYYKEKYGTAFYGINKMYLLMEKQHNRGQDGAGLASIKLNMNPGERYISRVRSNNQQPIQDVFAQINERINEIILEKPELQENVALQKKQLPYVGELFLGHVRYGTFGKNSIESVHPFLRQNNWMHRNLIVAGNFNMTNVNDLFENLITIGQHPKEKTDTVTVMEKIGHFLDDAVAKLYKKLKDEGYNKQEASPLIAERLNIAKILRRSAKDWDGGYAMAGLLGHGDSFVLRDPAGIRPAYYYQDDEIVVVTSERPVIQTVFNVDFDQVKEIKPGNALIIKKDGTVKSKEILKPLERKACSFERIYFSRGSDAEIYKERKMLGKLLLPKVLKAIDDDIRNTVFSFIPNTAETSFFGLTEAVEEYLNERKTKEILDGQRSLSAEKVREILSERPRVEKIAIKDVKLRTFITEDSSRDDLVAHVYDVTYGVIQPEDNLVIIDDSIVRGTTLKKSIIKMMDRLHPKKIVVVSSAPQIRYPDCYGIDMARIEDLIAFKAALSLLKDQNKYDLVEEVYNKCKAQEGLKDIHVQNFVKEIYDPFTDEEISEKISELIKTDVVNAEVKVIFQKVANLNKACPNNLGDWYFTGNYPTDGGNRVVNRAFINFYEGNKERAY; encoded by the coding sequence ATGAGTGACGCTTTGAAACACGAGTGCGGAATTGCACTCCTACGACTTTTAAAACCATTAGAGTACTATAAAGAAAAATATGGTACCGCATTTTATGGCATTAATAAAATGTACTTATTAATGGAAAAACAACACAATAGAGGGCAAGATGGTGCTGGACTGGCAAGCATTAAGCTTAATATGAATCCGGGGGAACGTTATATTAGTAGAGTTCGTTCCAACAATCAACAACCTATACAAGATGTTTTTGCGCAAATAAACGAGCGTATTAATGAAATTATACTCGAAAAACCTGAATTGCAAGAAAACGTAGCGCTTCAAAAAAAGCAATTACCATATGTTGGCGAATTGTTTTTAGGACACGTACGTTATGGAACTTTTGGTAAAAATAGTATTGAAAGTGTACATCCGTTTTTGAGACAAAATAACTGGATGCATCGTAATTTGATTGTTGCTGGAAACTTTAACATGACCAATGTAAATGATCTTTTTGAAAACCTGATTACTATTGGACAGCATCCGAAAGAGAAAACGGATACGGTGACTGTGATGGAAAAAATTGGTCACTTTTTGGATGATGCTGTTGCCAAATTGTATAAAAAACTAAAAGACGAAGGTTATAATAAACAAGAAGCGTCTCCACTAATTGCGGAACGATTGAATATTGCGAAAATTTTGCGAAGATCTGCAAAAGATTGGGACGGCGGTTACGCGATGGCTGGATTATTAGGTCACGGAGATTCTTTTGTTTTGAGAGATCCTGCGGGAATTAGACCAGCGTATTACTATCAAGATGATGAAATTGTTGTAGTTACTTCGGAACGTCCTGTGATTCAAACAGTATTTAATGTAGATTTTGATCAGGTAAAAGAAATTAAACCAGGAAATGCATTAATCATCAAAAAAGATGGAACTGTTAAAAGTAAAGAAATCTTAAAGCCTTTAGAACGCAAAGCATGTTCTTTTGAACGGATTTATTTTTCTCGCGGAAGCGACGCAGAAATCTATAAAGAGCGAAAAATGCTAGGGAAATTACTTCTTCCCAAAGTATTAAAAGCTATTGATGATGATATTAGAAATACGGTGTTTTCTTTTATCCCAAATACAGCAGAAACTTCTTTTTTCGGTTTAACCGAAGCTGTGGAAGAGTATTTAAACGAACGTAAAACCAAAGAAATTTTAGACGGACAACGTTCCTTATCTGCTGAAAAAGTTCGAGAAATTCTTTCCGAAAGACCGCGTGTAGAGAAAATTGCCATTAAAGATGTAAAATTACGAACCTTTATTACGGAAGATAGCAGCCGTGACGATTTGGTTGCACACGTATACGACGTTACGTATGGCGTTATACAACCCGAAGACAACTTAGTGATTATTGATGATAGTATTGTTCGTGGAACGACGCTGAAAAAGAGTATTATTAAAATGATGGATCGTTTGCATCCTAAGAAAATAGTTGTCGTTTCATCTGCGCCACAAATACGCTACCCGGATTGTTATGGAATTGATATGGCACGTATAGAAGATTTAATTGCGTTTAAAGCTGCGCTATCGCTTTTAAAAGATCAAAATAAGTATGACTTAGTAGAAGAAGTCTACAACAAGTGTAAAGCACAAGAAGGCTTAAAAGATATTCATGTTCAGAACTTTGTAAAGGAAATTTACGATCCTTTTACAGATGAAGAAATATCAGAAAAAATAAGTGAACTTATCAAAACAGATGTAGTCAATGCGGAAGTCAAAGTGATTTTCCAAAAAGTAGCAAATCTCAATAAAGCATGCCCAAATAATTTAGGAGATTGGTATTTTACAGGAAACTACCCAACTGATGGCGGAAACCGTGTTGTAAATCGTGCTTTTATTAACTTTTATGAAGGCAATAAAGAACGTGCGTATTAG
- a CDS encoding PfkB family carbohydrate kinase — translation MSKLLIVGTVAFDAIETPFGKTDKILGGAATYIGLSASNFNVDSAIVSVVGEDFPQEYLDMLAARNIDISGIEVVKGGKTFFWSGKYHNDMNSRDTLATELNVLADFNPVVPENYKDAEIVMLGNLHPGVQMSVINQMTKKPKLIVLDTMNFWMDCAWDDLIEVIKKVDVITINDEEARQLSKEYSLVKAAQKIHEMGPKYVVIKKGEHGALIFNDGNIFFAPALPLEEVFDPTGAGDTFAGGFSGYLAQHKNISFESMKNAIIYGSNLASFCVEKFGTQRMETLTSEEITERLKQFKQLTQFEIEVN, via the coding sequence ATGAGCAAATTATTAATTGTAGGAACGGTTGCTTTTGATGCTATTGAAACGCCATTTGGAAAAACAGATAAAATTTTAGGTGGCGCAGCTACATATATTGGACTGTCTGCTTCGAATTTTAATGTAGATTCAGCTATTGTATCGGTTGTTGGGGAAGATTTTCCGCAGGAATATTTAGATATGTTAGCAGCTAGAAATATTGATATTTCTGGTATTGAAGTTGTAAAAGGCGGAAAAACATTCTTCTGGAGTGGAAAGTATCATAATGATATGAATTCAAGAGATACGTTAGCGACAGAGTTAAATGTATTGGCAGATTTTAATCCGGTTGTTCCTGAAAATTATAAAGATGCAGAAATTGTAATGTTAGGAAACTTACATCCTGGCGTACAAATGAGCGTGATTAATCAAATGACCAAGAAACCAAAGTTAATTGTATTAGATACGATGAATTTTTGGATGGATTGTGCTTGGGATGATTTAATCGAAGTCATTAAAAAAGTAGACGTAATTACCATTAATGATGAAGAAGCGCGTCAATTATCAAAAGAATACTCTTTAGTAAAAGCTGCTCAGAAGATTCATGAAATGGGTCCTAAATATGTAGTGATTAAAAAAGGAGAACACGGAGCATTGATTTTCAATGATGGAAATATTTTCTTTGCACCAGCATTACCACTAGAAGAAGTATTTGATCCAACTGGAGCTGGAGATACATTTGCAGGAGGATTTTCTGGATATTTAGCACAGCATAAAAATATTTCGTTTGAAAGTATGAAAAATGCTATTATATACGGATCTAATTTAGCTTCCTTCTGTGTGGAGAAATTTGGAACACAACGAATGGAAACGCTCACAAGTGAAGAAATAACGGAGCGCTTAAAACAATTTAAGCAACTGACTCAGTTCGAAATAGAAGTAAACTAA
- a CDS encoding START domain-containing protein, giving the protein MKIYIAILSILFSIPLSAQEEWELKKDKNDIQVYTKSISSSKIKAYKALMTVKSSLNKVKDVIIDGDQLHVWNYKAIDSKLLKKHSESQYLIWMALDLPWPLRNRDVVVSLHIKRITKNVLRIDMMSASDQYEEQEDYLRITSCEGYWLLEQQGDMVKITHQMHGDPSGNLPNWFVNSTITRAPYYNFLALKEKVE; this is encoded by the coding sequence ATGAAAATCTATATTGCAATTCTTAGTATCCTATTTAGTATTCCACTTTCTGCCCAAGAAGAGTGGGAATTGAAGAAGGACAAAAATGATATTCAGGTGTATACCAAATCTATTAGTTCTAGCAAAATAAAGGCATATAAAGCCCTAATGACAGTCAAAAGTTCTTTGAATAAGGTAAAAGATGTTATCATAGACGGCGACCAATTACACGTTTGGAATTATAAAGCTATCGATAGTAAACTCCTTAAAAAGCATTCAGAAAGCCAATATCTTATTTGGATGGCACTCGATCTTCCTTGGCCATTACGCAACAGAGATGTTGTGGTTTCGCTACATATAAAAAGAATTACAAAAAACGTGTTGCGCATTGATATGATGTCAGCTTCTGATCAATATGAAGAACAAGAAGATTATTTACGTATTACTTCCTGTGAAGGCTATTGGTTATTAGAGCAACAAGGTGATATGGTGAAAATTACGCATCAAATGCATGGTGATCCAAGCGGGAATTTACCAAATTGGTTTGTAAATAGTACTATTACAAGAGCGCCATATTATAACTTTTTGGCGTTAAAAGAAAAAGTTGAATAG
- the rnhA gene encoding ribonuclease HI, whose product MADVHIYTDGSSRGNPGPGGYGIVMEWVGKSYRKEFSEGFRKTTNNRMELLAVIVALEKLKYMHTEAKVFTDSKYVVDSVEKKWVLGWEKKGFSGRKNTDLWIRFLKIYRRHIVRFQWIKGHNNHIQNERCDFLAVEASKKDKVKIDTYFESQNNV is encoded by the coding sequence ATGGCAGATGTACATATATATACCGATGGTTCTTCTAGAGGAAATCCAGGACCTGGTGGTTACGGAATTGTGATGGAATGGGTTGGAAAATCATATCGAAAAGAATTTTCAGAAGGTTTTCGAAAAACAACCAACAATCGTATGGAATTGCTTGCCGTAATTGTTGCTTTAGAAAAACTAAAATACATGCATACCGAAGCTAAAGTATTTACAGATTCGAAATATGTAGTAGATTCTGTAGAAAAAAAATGGGTGTTAGGTTGGGAGAAGAAAGGGTTTTCTGGAAGAAAGAACACAGATTTATGGATTCGCTTTTTAAAAATTTACCGACGACACATTGTTCGCTTTCAATGGATAAAAGGGCATAATAACCATATACAGAACGAACGTTGCGATTTTTTAGCCGTTGAAGCTTCAAAAAAAGATAAAGTTAAGATTGATACTTATTTCGAAAGTCAAAACAATGTATAG
- the purN gene encoding phosphoribosylglycinamide formyltransferase, with product MKRIAIFASGSGTNAENIIEYFQERNTASVVQVLTNNQHAKVLERAKTHKISAFSFNKTALYHSDDVLNLLQSAHIDLIVLAGFLWKFPEHILAAFPNKVVNIHPALLPKYGGKGMYGSHVHTAVVANKEKESGITIHFVNENYDEGAIIFQAKTNLTEIDTPETVAQKIHQLEYKHFPEVIAHVLTSNN from the coding sequence ATGAAGCGTATTGCAATTTTTGCTTCGGGTTCCGGGACTAATGCTGAAAATATTATTGAATATTTTCAAGAACGAAATACCGCTTCCGTTGTTCAAGTTCTGACTAACAATCAGCATGCCAAAGTTTTAGAACGAGCTAAAACCCACAAAATCAGTGCCTTTAGCTTTAACAAAACCGCGCTATATCATAGCGATGACGTTCTGAATTTGTTACAGAGTGCACATATTGATTTGATTGTTCTTGCTGGATTTCTTTGGAAATTCCCTGAACATATTCTCGCCGCGTTCCCAAACAAGGTTGTCAATATACATCCTGCCTTGCTTCCAAAATATGGAGGAAAAGGCATGTATGGATCACATGTACATACTGCTGTGGTTGCAAATAAAGAAAAAGAAAGTGGCATTACCATACATTTTGTCAATGAAAATTATGATGAAGGCGCGATTATTTTCCAAGCAAAGACAAATTTAACCGAAATTGACACTCCAGAAACGGTTGCACAAAAGATTCATCAGTTAGAATATAAACACTTTCCAGAAGTCATTGCGCACGTGTTAACTTCAAATAATTAA
- a CDS encoding acyl carrier protein produces the protein MSDIASRVKAIIVDKLGVDENEVVPEGSFTNDLGADSLDTVELIMEFEKEFDIQIPDDQAENIATVGQAISYIEEAKK, from the coding sequence ATGTCAGACATTGCATCAAGAGTAAAAGCGATTATCGTAGACAAATTAGGTGTGGATGAAAACGAAGTTGTACCTGAAGGTAGCTTTACAAACGACTTAGGAGCAGATTCATTAGACACCGTTGAATTGATTATGGAATTCGAAAAAGAATTCGATATCCAAATTCCAGATGATCAAGCAGAAAACATAGCGACCGTTGGTCAAGCTATCTCTTACATCGAAGAAGCAAAAAAGTAA
- the fabF gene encoding beta-ketoacyl-ACP synthase II — MELKRVVVTGLGALTPIGNTVEEYWNALLAGKSGAAPVTHFDAGKFKTKFACELKNFEVTDFMNRKDARKMDKFSQYAMVASDEAIANSKLDLDTVNKLRVGVIWGAGIGGLETFQEEMINFANGDGTPRFNPFFIPKMISDIAPGNISIKYGFMGPNYTTVSACASSANAMIDALNYIRLGHCDVIVTGGSEAAVTIAGMGGFNAMHAMSTRNDDPQSASRPFDATRDGFVLGEGAGAIVLEEYEHAKARGAKIYAEVAGGGLSSDAYHMTAPHPDGIGVVAVMKNCLENAGMQPEDVDHINTHGTSTPLGDVAELKAITEIFGAHAKNININSTKSMTGHLLGAAGAVEAIASILAIEHGIVPPTINHSTVDENIDPSLNLTLNKPQKRDVKVALSNTFGFGGHNACVLFKKLN, encoded by the coding sequence ATGGAATTAAAGCGAGTTGTAGTTACAGGTTTGGGTGCATTAACCCCAATCGGAAATACAGTGGAAGAATATTGGAACGCGTTGCTCGCAGGTAAAAGCGGAGCCGCTCCAGTAACACATTTTGATGCAGGAAAGTTCAAAACAAAATTCGCTTGTGAATTAAAGAATTTTGAGGTAACCGATTTTATGAATCGGAAAGATGCTCGTAAAATGGATAAGTTTTCGCAGTATGCAATGGTTGCTTCAGATGAAGCTATCGCAAATTCAAAACTAGATTTAGATACAGTAAACAAATTAAGAGTAGGTGTTATTTGGGGAGCAGGAATTGGTGGTTTAGAAACTTTTCAAGAAGAAATGATAAACTTTGCCAACGGTGACGGAACTCCAAGATTTAATCCTTTCTTTATTCCAAAAATGATCTCAGATATTGCTCCTGGAAACATTTCCATAAAATATGGATTTATGGGACCTAATTATACTACGGTATCTGCTTGCGCATCATCAGCAAACGCTATGATTGATGCTTTAAATTACATTAGATTAGGACATTGTGACGTCATTGTAACTGGTGGAAGTGAAGCTGCCGTTACTATTGCTGGAATGGGTGGATTTAACGCCATGCACGCCATGTCAACACGTAATGATGATCCACAAAGTGCCTCCAGACCATTTGACGCAACCAGAGATGGTTTTGTACTTGGTGAAGGAGCTGGCGCTATTGTTCTTGAAGAATATGAACATGCAAAAGCAAGAGGCGCAAAAATATATGCAGAAGTTGCTGGTGGCGGATTATCTTCGGATGCCTACCATATGACTGCACCACATCCAGACGGAATAGGTGTTGTTGCAGTAATGAAAAACTGTCTTGAAAATGCTGGAATGCAACCAGAAGACGTTGATCATATCAATACACACGGAACATCAACTCCATTAGGAGATGTAGCAGAGCTAAAAGCGATTACAGAAATTTTCGGTGCGCATGCTAAAAATATAAACATAAACTCTACGAAGTCCATGACTGGACATTTATTGGGAGCAGCCGGAGCAGTTGAAGCAATTGCCTCCATACTTGCTATTGAGCACGGAATTGTTCCACCAACAATAAATCATTCTACCGTAGATGAAAATATTGATCCAAGTTTAAACTTAACTTTAAATAAACCTCAAAAACGAGATGTAAAAGTTGCCCTTAGCAACACATTTGGGTTTGGAGGACATAATGCGTGTGTATTATTTAAAAAGTTAAATTAA
- the rnc gene encoding ribonuclease III, with translation MNFVRKILNSRSKEDENFFAELEDILGFKTRKKKLYKKAFTHRSLNQKDAKGNSVNYERLEFLGDAMLSSVISGYLFNEVPSGNEGYLTKMRSKIVSREHLNELGRDLKLIDLAQSRIPKDNFGENIHGNLFEALVGAIFLDRGYKYCDKFIHYRVISPYVDIERLEGKVISYKSLLIEWCQKEKKNFKFDVYDDTGNDELKHFAVKLFIDNRVAGKARATSKKKAEEKASKRAYFAFQKQISE, from the coding sequence ATGAACTTCGTTCGCAAAATATTAAATTCTCGATCTAAAGAAGATGAGAATTTTTTTGCTGAACTCGAAGACATTTTAGGATTTAAAACTCGCAAAAAGAAACTTTATAAGAAAGCTTTTACACATCGTTCTCTAAATCAGAAAGATGCGAAAGGAAATTCTGTAAACTATGAACGCCTAGAGTTCTTAGGAGATGCGATGTTGAGTAGCGTGATTTCTGGATATCTTTTTAACGAAGTTCCATCTGGTAATGAAGGTTATTTAACCAAAATGCGCTCTAAAATTGTGAGTCGTGAACACTTGAATGAGCTTGGACGCGATTTAAAACTGATTGATTTAGCACAATCACGGATTCCAAAAGATAATTTTGGTGAAAATATTCATGGAAACTTATTTGAAGCATTGGTTGGCGCCATATTTTTAGATAGAGGCTATAAATACTGTGATAAATTTATTCACTATCGTGTGATTTCTCCATATGTAGATATTGAACGTTTGGAAGGAAAAGTGATCAGTTATAAAAGTTTACTTATTGAATGGTGTCAAAAAGAAAAGAAAAACTTCAAATTTGATGTATATGACGATACTGGAAATGACGAATTAAAGCATTTTGCAGTAAAGCTTTTTATTGATAATAGAGTTGCAGGAAAAGCACGTGCAACTTCCAAAAAGAAAGCAGAAGAAAAAGCATCAAAACGTGCTTATTTTGCCTTTCAAAAACAAATTTCAGAATAA
- a CDS encoding IPExxxVDY family protein yields MAIHKLFEDDFEEDNYTLIAIHCSTEDYRLAYLLNTNLNLKLARKREDLDYNYLEASFSIYEWDDEENFVTWNLVANTSKKEVEQMASAGSLFSDQKGKRTISKYLIPEQKRVDYFIKISSESYLKSSKIIVSKVNAIAEVITAYIVDPNQLKSKNNLIFE; encoded by the coding sequence ATGGCAATTCATAAACTCTTTGAGGATGATTTTGAAGAAGATAACTATACGCTGATAGCAATTCATTGCTCAACAGAAGATTATCGATTAGCGTATTTATTGAACACCAATCTCAATCTGAAATTAGCACGAAAACGGGAAGATTTAGACTATAATTATCTGGAAGCTTCTTTTTCGATATACGAATGGGACGATGAAGAAAATTTTGTGACATGGAATCTGGTAGCAAACACCAGTAAAAAAGAAGTGGAACAAATGGCAAGTGCAGGATCATTATTTTCTGATCAAAAAGGCAAGCGAACCATCTCTAAATATTTGATTCCTGAACAAAAAAGAGTAGATTATTTCATTAAAATATCTAGCGAAAGCTATTTAAAATCTTCCAAAATTATAGTATCTAAAGTAAACGCAATTGCTGAAGTAATTACAGCATATATTGTGGACCCAAATCAACTAAAATCTAAGAACAATTTAATTTTTGAGTAA